The DNA sequence TTGATCACTACAAGCGGGAGGGCTACGTCATTCCGAAACTCAAGGTCTTTTCGGATGAAAAGTTTTCCGCTCTATCGGCTTATTTTGATGATAAACTCGCTGACTGGCCGAAAGATGAACGCCCGGAGCAAATGGATACGCCGCATTTTGCTGACCCAAAGCTAAACGAGTGGGCGCTGGCTCCTGAAGTGGTTGACTTGGTTGAGCCGTTGCTCGGGCCAGATATCATTCTCTTTTCCACCCATTTTATTTGTAAGCCACAAGGGGATGGTCGGCGAGTGCCATGGCATGAAGACAGCGCATACTGGCGGCGTATGTTGAACCCGATGGAGGTCGCGACAGTTTGGTTGGCCATAGATCCCTCCACAGTGAAAAACGGGTGTATGTATGTAATACCGCAAACGCACAACACCGGACAAAAGGGTTTCTCGGAATATGAGGGCGTCGATACGAGTAAGAGCGTCTTTGATTCTGAAATCGTGAAGCGCCACCGAAAAGACGAGCTGGCTGTGCCATGCGAGTTGGAGCGTAATCAGTGCTCACTTCATGATGCACGGACACAACATGGCAGCCCACCAAACACTTCTGATATGCGCCGATGTGGTTGGACGCTGCGATTCATCCCCGCAGCGACCAAGCTAAGCGAAGATTATCATGACCGGCACCTTATGTACCTTGCCCGAGGTAAGAATGTGCTGAACCAGCCTCTGGCCGATCCAACCAAGAGCTATTCGCACATTAATGAACTTCGTCGCAAGCTTGGCGTGAAGGCACACTGATGGATCTAATCTTCGCTAAATCCAAGTGGGAAATGTGGGATGCCCCCTTGGATGATTTCCTGCGGCGGGCGAAGGCGGATGCCTTTGATGCAGTGGAAATTTTCTTGCCAGCCCAGCCAGAGTCAGCATCGGAAATCGCCCAGCAAGTGGCCGACGAAGGGTTGCTGTTGATCGCCCAGATAACAACTGAAGGAAACTCTGTTTCGGAACATTTGGATACATTACGCGAGCGTTTTTCCTTTGCGATTGAAACTAGCCCACTCTTCGTAAACAGCCATTCCGGATGTGACGTCTTTAGCTTCGATGAAAACTGCGAAATATTTCAACTTGCCAGTTCTTTGGCTGAGGAGGCTAATGTCTTAATTACGCATGAAACGCATCGTGGCCGCCCATTAAACAATGGCCCGGAAACGAGACGCTACCTCGAAACCATCCCGCAGCTGAGGCTTAATGCGGATTTTTCACACTGGTTCTGCGTTCACGAGAGTGATTTGCGCAATCAAGAAGAGAATGTTGAAATGGCAGTTCAGCGATCTTCGCACGTTCATGCGCGCGTCGGATTTTCAGAGGGGCCTCAGGTTCCAGACCCATTGTCTCCTTTGTATGCTGAGTGGACTGATCGACATGTTGAGCTTTGGAAAAGAATATTGCGTGCACGACATATGGCCGGCGATGCTTATATAACAATAACGCCGGAGTTTGGCCCGCCTCCGTATATGCCTGTTGAGCCTTTGTCTGGGCGGCCAATCGCCGATGCATGGGAAGTGAATGTAAGGTTTAAGGACTATTTGAAATCTGTATTACGTGTCATCGATATTGTAGTATGATGCTAAATGAAGATTAGTGCTAATATTTACAAGCGCTGATCATGAGTTGAATAATCAGTTAATCATTGGGGTGTGGTTGGAAGATGCCTTTGCTGCCTGTGCCTTCTGTGTTAACCATACTAGATTCGGATTGATTGGGTCTTTAGTTTTATAAAGTGCTTTTGTTCAGTTTGATGGCAAATTTACTTTTGCTGGATTAGCTGAGGATTTTTGTACTCATTATGCACCTGGTGCTTTGGATTCATGGTCAAATTGATTGTCTATTCAAAGCAATGGCCACAGATATTTAGAGAGATGAAGATAGTTTATTGCTCCAAATCATCAGAATCTATTCTCTGTGTGTAATCCCAACTGTATTGATTCGATATCTATAGGTCAGATGCGATAAGGTAGCTATTGCTAATTGCTATAAGATAGGCTTAGCGGATATCGACGCAATCTCATCGCGAATGCTTTGTATGCATTCAATACTAACCCCCAATATTAATGAAACACTTGTATTTAAGAACAAGCGCCTCGTTGCTGTCTGCCCTGCTTTGTTTCTGCGGCAGTGCTATGGCAGTAGATTTCGTTGTGGACAATCTAGATTCTGCAGATGTCTCAACTACTGGCAGTTGGTCTAATTCAGGCTCCACTCCCGGCTACTATGGCGTGAATTATGCCCATGATAATAATTCCGCTAAAGGGCAGAAAACTTTTACTTTTACACCGGACATTCCGGCAACTGGCGATTATGAAATATCCCTTCGATGGACTTCATTCACGAATCGAGCCAGCAATGTTCCGGTTACCGTGACGCACGCGACCGGAGCGGACTCATTCATGGTTGATCAAACTGTTGCCGGCGGGCAGTGGGTTCCCCTGGGCACTTATTCATTTAATGCTGGAAGCACCGGTAGCGTCCTCATCGAAAACACTGGGACCAACGGCTACGTGATCGCTGATGCAATTCGTGTTTCCACGGCAGTTGCGCCTCCGGCCGGATTGGTCGCGAAGTGGGATTTCAATGAAGATGCTGGTGTTGTGGCATTTGATTCGGCAGGTATGCACGATGCGATGCTCAACGGAGACGCAGCATTTTCACCACGCGGCAAGCACTATGGAGCCGCAGTTTTAGACGGCGACGGAGATTGGATCGATGCTCTCGATAGCGATGATTTCGACGGTGCTGAGGCTACGCTTTCTTGTTGGTTCAGCCCCCGTGTGCTGGACGGGCAACCAAGAGGGATTCTTTCCAAGCGCCACAGTCACTCGCAGCAGCGGGCGGTGAGTGTTTTTATTTGGCAGAACAATGAACTGTTCATTGACATCGGCTCCGAACGCTTTGCGACGGGCTACATCGTAACCGAGGTGAATGTATGGCGTCACTTAGCAGTGGTATTCGACGGCTCTGCGCCAGAGGGGAGGTTGAAGCTTTACGTGGACGGCATGCTTGAATACGAGGGGCAGCCAATTGGTTCTGAGATTCCCGACACAACCGCCAACTTTCATATCGGCACGCTCAATGCGAACTATGGTGTATCATTTGATGGGTACATTGACGACGTTCGCATCTACAGTGAACCACTGGATGCCACTGAAATCGGTGAGATGATCGCCGAAACTTCCGTGCATACCAAGGTTCACCTCGATGCCAGTATGATCATTGACGAAACGTCGGCAACGAACATGGAGGCCATCGTCGATGAGCAAGCTTTGGTCGGCGATCCCGTATTTGATCTGCCCAATGCGAATGCTCCCTCTTCGGTGTATGAGGCGGTGGCCAATTGGTATTTTCCGCTGCATGCCATTATCGATCTAGGTGCAGAGTATGACATCAGTTATATTGCTTTTTATGACAGCAATAATTCCGGCGAAATTAAGATTTCCCATGGCGAGCCATTCAATTGGACTGAGCTTATCGTGGATAACCTGACCGCTTATCAACAGTGGAAAATATATCCCGTAAATATTACGACCCGATTTTTGCGCTACAGTGATTTTGTTGGAGTTGCGACGCCGGAGATCGTGGTTTATGGAACCCCGCATGGGACGGTGGAAAAGATCCCTGAACCTGTCTCGTACAGTCCACCTCCCTTTGAGGAATTCTTAGGCGTCAATGTCCACGGGTGGGATCCGTTGCACCGTTTGGAAGCATTTGGATTTATTCGTCAATATCGTGACTGGGAGTATTGCGAGGGGCATAATGGCTTTGCAAATTATCCCGGCTATCCGAATAACGAAAACTCATTTGCTCCGGCTTATACCGGCGTCAACTACGACAATATGTATAAGAACTATGTCACCGTCGGGTTGGACACAGTCATGACTGTGCAGGACTCGGTGCGCTGGTTGAACGCGAAACCTGGAGCGGTGAAGCCTATTCCAGATAATTCCGGCCGCCCGAGTGAAGTTGCATCATCCTACGTGGAGCATGCCGACCATATGTTTCAAACGGTTGCCCGTTATGGCAGCCAAGCGGTTGACGACAGCTTGTTGAAGCTCCGGTCGGACAATGTCCGCCACACTGGCTTGGACTACATCCGATATTATGAGAATTGGAACGAGCAAAACCAGTGGTGGAAAACCCGCCAAGAGTATTTCACACCTTACGAATACGCCGCGATGTCCAGCGCCGATGCGGACGGCCACCAGGGAACGATGGGCAACCATCTGGGTGTTTGGAATGCCGACCCGAATGCCCGGCATGTCATGGGCGGCATTGTAAAGATGGATATTGGTTACATCAAAGCCATGAAGCTGTGGTGTGATTACAATCGCATTGGCGGAGAGCTAGCCTGGGATGTTATCAACATTCACCACTACAGCAACGACCGCGAAGGTGAGCAGCATGTAAACGCGCAGGGTATTAGCCCGGAAGAGGACAACCTAGCTGAAAAGCTTCGTGTGTTCCGCGATTACTGTGACCGCTATATGCCCGGGGTTGAGCTATGGGTTTCAGAGTTCGGTTATGATACCGCGCAAACGTCACCACAGCATGCGCCGATCATCGGTACTTTCTCCGCCCAGGAAGTTCAGGCTCAGTGGAATGTACGCGCATTTCTCGCAATTGCTGCAGGGGGCGTCGACCGCGCCATGATTTACAGCCTATCTGATGTGAACTCTGCATCGACCGGACTGTATGGAACAACAGGATTAACGTCCGATCGCTGGTCTGGCTTTGTTCCTAAAATCTCATGGTGGTACCTCTACACGATGAAGAACCGTTTAAAGGGGCTTTATTTCGAAGCGGAGCAAGATTCCGGGAATGACGATGTGCGTATCTATCGCTTTAAGGACGGTAACGGCGTTACCAAAGCCTATGCGGTTTGGTGCCCGACTACGGATCAGGTCGAGGTCAATGGCTATTCTCTGGCGCTTCAGGGGACGCCCAATACCGCGCATTTGATCGAACTGCAGGAGGGAGACCCAGATGGCATCAAGACCCAGTTGAACATTAATAGCGGCAGTGTCACGTTAGACGTTTCTGAGCGTCCGGTATTCGTTATGATCGACTACGATGAGCCTGAGTTCGAGATGACTCAAAAGCTGGCTTTGACGCCCTCCATGGTCACTAATGAATCCGGCCTTGGCGATGCAACGCTTATGGTAGACGAGCAGGCGCTGTCTGGTGATCCGCGCGAGCGGGAAGATACCGACCCTGTCACGGGTTGGTCACCCGGTAGCAGTGCCGCAAGTGCTTACATCGACCTGGGGCAAGTCTACAGCATCGATCGTATTTATCTATACGATACTCAGAACACCGGATCGCTGAGCATTGAGATTGGTTCGCCGGGTAATTGGACAACCCTGACCCAATCCGAAATGAAAAGTTATAACTCCTGGAGTGAGTTCGTGTATGACGTCGATATTACGCAATCCCAGTACATTCGCATCACAAGAATCGGAGGCGCAAACTTCAATGAAATCGTGATTTACGGTAAGTAATCAATGACATCGTTTGCTTACTAAATTTCCTTGGCGGAATCTCTATCGGCGGAGGTTCCGCCATGCATTTCGATAGATTGCTCAAGCTCATGCTGGTTGATTACGACAGCTGTCCAGAGCTTGTTTTTGCATTTTTTTCTGGTCATTATAAATTTTAACTATAACGTTTTACTTGATTTGTCCTGAGTTTCTCGCTACGGCTCTCATCAGGAGAAATTAGAACCCTAGATGTCGAGAATCCTGGCTTAGCATGCGCGGTATACTCCGAGATGCTTTAAGGTCTGAATACTCGCATGCTTTTCTGAATTATGAAACATACCCAACTCTTATCCCTCGTTGCCAGTTGCTTAGGCTACATATCGCTAAGCGTCGCAGCGCCTGTTAATCCCAATCTTGAGCTCATTCAGGAGATTGATGTTTCGCAGTCTCCTGATTCTCCGGACCTTTTCAGGGAGTATCCGCAAGGTATCAGTGAGGTTGAGACTATCTTGGGGGAGCCTGTCCGCACGCTTCCCAGCGACGAGCCGGGAGTAAAATACTTCGGCTACCTGATCGGGGAGGGAAAAGGCCTGGAGGCAAATGGTAACTACATTCTTGAGGTAGTTTATCCGGAGGATGCACCGCGTTCTGCCATTCTGCTTAATCGCGGGAATGGTACGATGCGTGGGTTTTACACAGGCAACACTGTCGGGGACGCCATGTATCCTCGCTATGTTTACCAGTCCCCCGAGTCTTTAGAGATTCCGCTTTCCGGAAAGTTCGAGTCCGTGCAGATGCTCATGCGCTTGCAGGATCGGACCTCTGTGACGGGAGGCATTCGCAAGGCAGAGGTGCCGAATGTGGCGGACACCAAGCGCACCATGAAACCTGAAGATGGTTTCTGGGTTTATATTGCGCAGTTTGAGCCCGAGCAGGATCCACTTTCTCAAGGTGCTGCTGTTTCAAAAATTCGCTTATACAAAGCACCCGATTTTGAGAAGTTCGACTTGAAAATTAACTATCCTCCAGAGGATTTGCCACGACGGCATTTGTTTTTCCGCGAAGAAATGGCCGATGGCGTCATTGGCGGCCCACGTGAAGAATGGGGCTGGGTGGATGAAAAAGATTATTACCGTGGCAAAGCCGAGCTGATGCGTTTTCTGGGTATGAACACCATGGCAAAGGACCTTCTGGAATTCGGTGCGAATCAAGGCTGGGATTCTGCAAAATACGGTGGTGATGAATGGGTTTACCAAAACAAGTCTCCCAACCGATGGGTTGGCATACTCGAAATCGCGGATGAATATGACTTAAGCGTTCTGCCTTACTATGAGTATGCGGGTAGTAAAGGCATTAAGGGGCTTGGTTTTGAGCGTCGGGCCGAACCGCTTAAGGGCGACAATTACACGCACATTAAATTCACGGAAACGGCGCGGGCAGACCTGACAGATCCCGATACCTACGAAGACTTCCGCAAGATGCTGGAGCTGACCATTGTTGATCAAAAGGATAAAGCGGAAATTATCGGAGCTTGGTTGCGCCCGCGCTCCAGCCAGCTTCCCATCGGGTTTGCAGACTCGACCCGTAAGCGTTTTGCCGAAGAAACGGGTCGCGGTGAGGTGACCAGAGAAGAGCTCAGCAAGCGTGGTGAAACCTACGATGCCTACATCGAATGGTGGTATGGCAAGCGCGAGGAGTTCTTGTTGAAATTACGGGATTACCTCCGCAGTGAGGGAGTAAAAGGTGCTGATATTTTTTATACGGCAGACCCGACTGAGCCAGGTTGGATTCATCCCGAGGGTGGTGTCGCCGGCTTGGTCGCGGAAGACCCATCGGCTTGGGAAGGTGTCGATTTAAAGAAACCGCCCGTTCCCTTGCAAAAGACAATTGATGACCATTGGTCATACAAGGCGCTCACCAATGTGCGTAAAACCTGGGGCGAGTGGGAGCATGAGCATGCTAAGCCAGTCTACGATCCAGAGCGCTACAAGGACACGAATGGTGTTTACCCGACTTATTCGTTTAACCGCTTGTCATCAGTTTCGGATCCGATGGCACTTGAGGCTTTCGAGACGGAGTCAGGAATGGTCATGATTCGCCACTATGGCCTCAACGAAGATATGTTGCGGGTGCCAAAGGGCAAGGATGGGAAAGACTTGGATCCGGTGGGTTACTTTGCTGGTGATATGGAACGCGTAGGACCGCACATTATGCTACCGGAAGTGAATGCCATGGCTAATGGAAACCCTACAGCCATCGGCTATCTAACATCGAATAACTTCAATCGTTTATCGCCGGCTTATGTCCGTCGTTTCAATGCAGCCTATCTTGCGTTGCCGGCGCTTCCTTCAAAGGTGGTTCCCGGCGCTGCTTCGAATGAGCAGGTCGTAGTTCGCCGAATTGAT is a window from the Cerasicoccus sp. TK19100 genome containing:
- a CDS encoding sugar phosphate isomerase/epimerase family protein codes for the protein MDLIFAKSKWEMWDAPLDDFLRRAKADAFDAVEIFLPAQPESASEIAQQVADEGLLLIAQITTEGNSVSEHLDTLRERFSFAIETSPLFVNSHSGCDVFSFDENCEIFQLASSLAEEANVLITHETHRGRPLNNGPETRRYLETIPQLRLNADFSHWFCVHESDLRNQEENVEMAVQRSSHVHARVGFSEGPQVPDPLSPLYAEWTDRHVELWKRILRARHMAGDAYITITPEFGPPPYMPVEPLSGRPIADAWEVNVRFKDYLKSVLRVIDIVV
- a CDS encoding LamG-like jellyroll fold domain-containing protein, giving the protein MKHLYLRTSASLLSALLCFCGSAMAVDFVVDNLDSADVSTTGSWSNSGSTPGYYGVNYAHDNNSAKGQKTFTFTPDIPATGDYEISLRWTSFTNRASNVPVTVTHATGADSFMVDQTVAGGQWVPLGTYSFNAGSTGSVLIENTGTNGYVIADAIRVSTAVAPPAGLVAKWDFNEDAGVVAFDSAGMHDAMLNGDAAFSPRGKHYGAAVLDGDGDWIDALDSDDFDGAEATLSCWFSPRVLDGQPRGILSKRHSHSQQRAVSVFIWQNNELFIDIGSERFATGYIVTEVNVWRHLAVVFDGSAPEGRLKLYVDGMLEYEGQPIGSEIPDTTANFHIGTLNANYGVSFDGYIDDVRIYSEPLDATEIGEMIAETSVHTKVHLDASMIIDETSATNMEAIVDEQALVGDPVFDLPNANAPSSVYEAVANWYFPLHAIIDLGAEYDISYIAFYDSNNSGEIKISHGEPFNWTELIVDNLTAYQQWKIYPVNITTRFLRYSDFVGVATPEIVVYGTPHGTVEKIPEPVSYSPPPFEEFLGVNVHGWDPLHRLEAFGFIRQYRDWEYCEGHNGFANYPGYPNNENSFAPAYTGVNYDNMYKNYVTVGLDTVMTVQDSVRWLNAKPGAVKPIPDNSGRPSEVASSYVEHADHMFQTVARYGSQAVDDSLLKLRSDNVRHTGLDYIRYYENWNEQNQWWKTRQEYFTPYEYAAMSSADADGHQGTMGNHLGVWNADPNARHVMGGIVKMDIGYIKAMKLWCDYNRIGGELAWDVINIHHYSNDREGEQHVNAQGISPEEDNLAEKLRVFRDYCDRYMPGVELWVSEFGYDTAQTSPQHAPIIGTFSAQEVQAQWNVRAFLAIAAGGVDRAMIYSLSDVNSASTGLYGTTGLTSDRWSGFVPKISWWYLYTMKNRLKGLYFEAEQDSGNDDVRIYRFKDGNGVTKAYAVWCPTTDQVEVNGYSLALQGTPNTAHLIELQEGDPDGIKTQLNINSGSVTLDVSERPVFVMIDYDEPEFEMTQKLALTPSMVTNESGLGDATLMVDEQALSGDPREREDTDPVTGWSPGSSAASAYIDLGQVYSIDRIYLYDTQNTGSLSIEIGSPGNWTTLTQSEMKSYNSWSEFVYDVDITQSQYIRITRIGGANFNEIVIYGK
- a CDS encoding phytanoyl-CoA dioxygenase family protein, encoding MITYSNPRLTSEEVDHYKREGYVIPKLKVFSDEKFSALSAYFDDKLADWPKDERPEQMDTPHFADPKLNEWALAPEVVDLVEPLLGPDIILFSTHFICKPQGDGRRVPWHEDSAYWRRMLNPMEVATVWLAIDPSTVKNGCMYVIPQTHNTGQKGFSEYEGVDTSKSVFDSEIVKRHRKDELAVPCELERNQCSLHDARTQHGSPPNTSDMRRCGWTLRFIPAATKLSEDYHDRHLMYLARGKNVLNQPLADPTKSYSHINELRRKLGVKAH